A section of the Pseudovibrio sp. M1P-2-3 genome encodes:
- a CDS encoding glycosyltransferase family 2 protein — protein sequence MISVVIPVYNAQETLDETFGLVLSSISMEKEVILVDDASTDETPEIIDRLASTYPFVKAIQHSENRGAGAARNTGLAAVSGEFVLFFDADDILYEGVVDRIVEEMKTSDVDLAMTSYEYARGRTGARSGMHSKDGRMWNAILKGDSTRHISLMEHGSLLTFTNYPWNKVLRTAFAKAEGLYFSETAVNNDIHAHWQCLLFAKSILLVNEPICLHIVPEGGKNITNTMDRRRLTIFEALDDVENLFQDYPQLRTRFYHHFVNFKLMMARWARDRIPKEHLSEFHRLNSASFFSMGFSDYLMVKERMPGVAKDVRAIMLGKHPKFAA from the coding sequence ATGATATCTGTCGTGATCCCCGTTTATAATGCGCAAGAGACTTTGGATGAAACCTTTGGTTTGGTTCTGTCCTCAATCTCGATGGAAAAAGAAGTTATTTTAGTTGATGATGCCTCAACAGATGAGACGCCGGAAATTATTGATAGGCTAGCTTCAACCTATCCCTTTGTGAAAGCTATTCAACACTCTGAAAATCGTGGGGCGGGCGCGGCTAGAAATACGGGCCTTGCGGCAGTTTCCGGTGAGTTTGTTCTTTTTTTTGATGCGGATGATATCCTGTATGAAGGAGTGGTTGACCGAATAGTTGAAGAGATGAAGACGTCAGACGTAGATCTGGCCATGACTTCCTATGAATATGCCCGAGGGCGGACTGGTGCTCGTAGTGGTATGCATAGCAAAGACGGGCGGATGTGGAATGCTATTTTGAAAGGGGACTCTACAAGACACATTAGCCTGATGGAGCATGGGTCCTTGCTAACCTTCACTAATTACCCATGGAATAAGGTGCTGCGAACAGCCTTTGCCAAGGCGGAAGGTCTCTATTTTAGTGAGACCGCTGTAAACAATGACATCCATGCCCATTGGCAGTGTTTGCTTTTTGCTAAATCGATCCTTTTAGTAAATGAACCCATATGTCTTCATATCGTGCCGGAGGGGGGAAAGAATATTACCAATACAATGGATAGGAGGCGGTTAACAATCTTTGAGGCGCTTGATGATGTTGAGAATTTGTTTCAAGATTACCCGCAGTTGAGAACTCGGTTCTACCACCACTTCGTGAACTTCAAACTTATGATGGCGAGATGGGCGCGAGATCGGATACCTAAAGAGCATTTGAGTGAATTTCATAGACTGAATAGTGCTAGCTTCTTTTCGATGGGATTTTCTGACTACTTAATGGTTAAGGAAAGAATGCCGGGGGTTGCTAAAGACGTCAGGGCTATCATGCTTGGTAAACATCCAAAATTTGCGGCTTAA
- a CDS encoding glycosyltransferase family 2 protein has product MKLSIIVTSYNVAPYIRDCLGDLVQQDVQDYEVIAVDDGSTDGTQSTIQEYADRYSFVRPVFLTENSIGGVATAANVGLDKAIGEYIAFADGDDRYDKQMFSKLLKAAVKHDSDLAICDYYVLNDKTGKLTEPADEKRWKGLKSKDYIELNLEGTKNILRFISVPWRKIYRKELLDENSLRFPVGDYFYEDNPFHWFTVVKANSIACVSEKLCRHRVNRVGQTMATVDARLFKMFEHHRTIYEWLLKQGLVDRYAEALLGWLLAQVQWISRKCPPDLIDELFDAASVNVRLYSHNSLRKTILEYKIGEHGCYLAVALQDGNRKRFSSLLLGTAKFNILQEAYYRFRMFGAKYVLKEGKELVKNKVLSVPLRLPKFSKVQPVTVDPKLLEKLSADLDEIKIGITILERKVDR; this is encoded by the coding sequence ATGAAACTATCTATAATTGTTACAAGTTATAATGTTGCTCCCTATATTCGTGATTGCCTTGGTGATCTTGTACAGCAGGATGTGCAAGATTATGAAGTAATTGCTGTTGATGATGGCTCTACAGATGGGACACAGTCAACGATCCAAGAATATGCTGACCGGTATAGTTTTGTAAGGCCTGTTTTTCTGACGGAAAACAGCATAGGCGGGGTGGCAACAGCTGCAAATGTTGGGCTTGATAAAGCAATAGGCGAGTATATTGCTTTTGCTGATGGCGATGATCGCTACGATAAACAGATGTTCAGCAAGCTTCTCAAGGCAGCGGTTAAGCACGATAGTGACTTGGCTATCTGTGATTATTATGTGCTTAATGATAAGACTGGGAAACTAACCGAACCAGCTGATGAAAAACGCTGGAAAGGTCTGAAAAGTAAAGACTACATTGAACTAAACCTTGAGGGTACAAAAAATATATTACGCTTTATATCTGTTCCTTGGAGGAAGATTTATCGTAAAGAGCTGTTAGATGAAAATAGTCTTCGATTTCCTGTGGGAGATTATTTTTACGAAGACAATCCTTTTCATTGGTTCACAGTCGTTAAAGCAAACAGTATCGCTTGTGTTTCCGAGAAACTATGTCGGCATAGGGTTAATAGAGTTGGGCAAACAATGGCAACAGTTGATGCTCGACTATTCAAGATGTTCGAGCACCATAGAACAATTTATGAATGGCTCCTGAAACAAGGACTTGTGGATCGCTATGCCGAAGCTTTGTTGGGCTGGTTATTGGCCCAAGTTCAGTGGATTTCCCGAAAATGCCCTCCAGATCTCATAGATGAACTCTTTGACGCCGCTTCGGTAAATGTGAGGCTTTATAGCCACAATAGCCTTCGTAAGACTATACTAGAGTACAAGATAGGTGAACATGGGTGTTATCTTGCCGTGGCATTGCAAGATGGCAATCGTAAACGTTTTAGCTCTCTTCTTCTTGGTACAGCGAAATTCAATATACTTCAGGAAGCTTACTATAGATTTCGAATGTTCGGAGCTAAGTATGTCCTCAAAGAAGGGAAGGAGCTTGTGAAAAATAAGGTTTTATCAGTGCCTTTACGGTTACCGAAATTTTCCAAAGTGCAACCTGTAACCGTTGATCCGAAGTTGTTAGAAAAATTGTCAGCAGATTTGGATGAAATTAAAATCGGCATTACGATTTTGGAGCGGAAGGTTGATCGGTGA